The window CACAACCCGAAGGGGGACGACTGGTGCAGTTCGGGCTGGCCTCCTTTGGCATCCAATGGATCGGCCTTGGGACGCTCAGCCTTCTCTGGCTCCTGCGCAGGCCGTTGGGCATGCTTCCGCGATTAGCGCTTGCTTGGGCCTGCCTGGCACAACTGCTTCTGATGACGCTGTTGGTGGCGATGGCTGCGTGGAAGATACTTGGTGAAAGCGCAGTTATGGGAGGAGCAGGCCCCGTTCTGGTCTGGCGAATGCTTGCGATTGCGCTGGTGGTGGGCCTGATCGGCCTGATTGCATTCCAGAATTACTCGGAGGCGCGCAGACTCGCCGTCCGCGCCAAGCAACTTGAACTGGAAGCCCTGCAGGCGCGGATCCGCCCGCACTTCCTGTTCAACACCCTCAATACCGGCGCCGCGCTGGTGCACGCCAGGCCGGCTGACGCGGAACGGCTGCTGCTGGACCTCGCCGACCTGTTCCGCTGCGCGCTGCGCGGTCCACAGCAAATTCCTCTGGCCGAGGAACTGGCGCTCGCCCGCCGCTACCTGGAGATCGAGGCGTTGCGTTTCGGCGATCGCCTGCGGCTTGGCTGGGTCGTGCCGGAGACCATGCCGGAGGTGCTAGTGCCATCGCTATCGATTCAGCCGCTGGCGGAGAACGCGATCCGCCACGGCATCGAGCGAAGACCGGATGGCGGGGCGGTGGATGTGGCGGTGCACCTGCACGCAGACCGGGTGGAGATCACCGTCGCCAACGACATGCCCGGCACGGCGGGCGGCGGCGGCGGCCATGCCATCGGGCTGGCCTCCGCGCGCGAACGCGTGCATGCACTCACGGATGGACGCGGGCGGGTGGAATCCAGGATCGAGGACGGTCGCTATATCGCCAGCGTGCACCTGCCGCTGGCGTAGCGAAACACCAGAGGGGCTTAGGTCACCACCCGATAGCAGGGCTTGTAGTCACCGGCGATCTTCATCCGGCGCTGCTCGACAAACGCACGAAGCAGTGCGTCCAGCGCCTGCATGATGTCCGGGTCGCCATGTATCTCGAACGGTCCGTAGGCCTCGATCCGGCGCAGGCCGTCCTCCTTGACGTTGCCGGCGACGATGCCGGAGAACGCGCGACGCAGGTCGGCGGCGAGTTCGTGCGGCTTGCGGCCATGATGCAGGTCGAGCGCGGCCATCGCTTCATGGGTGGGCGCGAACGGCTGCTGGAACGCCAGCGGCACGTGCATCGCCCAGTTGAAGAAGAACGAATCCTTCTGCTCGACGCGCTGCTCGCGGACCTTGCGGATCCCGGCGGCCATGTGCTGCGCGACCGTGGCCGGGTCGGCGACGACGATTTCGTAGAGCTCGGCCGCGGCATCGCCCAGGGTCAGGCGGATGAACCTGTCGATCTGCTCGAAGTACGGCGCGGCACCGGTCGGGCCGGTCAGGATCAGCGGGAAGCGGCGGCCGGCGTTTTCCTCGCGCAGCAGGATGCCGAGCAGGTACAGGATTTCCTCGGCGGTGCCCACGCCGCCCGGGAACACGATGATGCCGTGGGCCATGCGGACGAAGGCCTCCAGGCGCTTCTCGATGTCCGGCATGATCACCAGGTGGTTCACGATCGGGTTCGGCGATTCCGCCGCGATGATCCCCGGTTCGGTGATGCCGATATAGCGCGTGCGCCGGCGACGCTGCTTGGCGTGGGCGATGGTGGCGCCCTTCATCGGCCCCTTCATCGCGCCCGGTCCGCAACCGGTGCAGATGTCCAGCCCGCGCAGGCCCAACTCGTAACCGACCTGCTTGGTGTAGACGTATTCCTCGCGGCCGATCGAGTGGCCGCCCCAGCACACCACCAGGTTGGGGTCGGTGGGATGCAGGACGCGTGCGTTGCGCAACAGGCGGAATACCGCATCGGTGATGCCGGCGGTGGTTTCGAGGTCGGCCTCGTATTCCGGGCCGAGCTCGATCGCGGTGTAGGCGAGGTCGCGCACCACCGCGAACAGCAGTTCCGCCACGCCGCGGATGATCTGGCCATCGACGAAGGCCATCGCCGGCGCGTTGAGCAGGTCGATGCGCATGCCGCGATCCTGCTGGTTTACCTGGATGTCGAAGTCGGGATAGAGCTCCTGCGCGGCGCGCGGATCATCGGACGCGCTGCCGCTGGTCAGCACTGCCAGCGCGCAGCGGCGCAACAGGTCGTGCATGCCTCCGGAGGCGTCGCGCAGGCGCGCGACCTCCTCGCGGGACAGGATGTCCAGCCCACCCTTCGGGTAGATCTGCGCATCGACGGTAGGAAGGGTGGAAACGGGGATTTGTACGGCCGCGCCCTGCGGCATGTGGTTGATGTCATTCATAGACCGCGCACTTTAGCGCAGCCGACCGGCATGGCGCACGCCGTACGCCACAAACGAAAACGGCCGGGTTTCCCCGGCCGTTTCGTCGATCACATCCTGACCGTGGAGATCAGAACTCGTACTTCAGGCCCACCTGGATCGACCACTGCGAGATGCCGTTGGTCTGGCGGTCGGCATCGGTTGGCACCACCAGCGCGCTGGCCTGGCCGAACTCGGTACCGCTGCGGTAGCCGTACACGTACTTGCCGTTGTAGATGCCACGCAGGCTGGCGACGGCAAGGTTCGCGTTGAAGCCATAGTCGATGATGTGGCCCCAATCCTTGTTCAGCAGGTTGCCGACGTTCTGGATATCGACCCACAGCTTGGACTTGTGGCCCTTGAAGAAGCCCGGCAGTTCCTGGCTGATGCGCAGGTCGAAGGTGTTGACCCAACCGGCGCGGAAGGCGTTCTCGGCTGCGTACGTCCCCTTGTAGCCCTGCAGGCCTTCCTGGGTCGCGAACCAGTCCCAATAGCGCTGTTCCATCACCGGATCCGCGGTGAACACGCCAGCCGAGCTTAGGTTGCCGAACAACACGTCGCCCGGGCCTGCGGGCACGTAGAACAGGTCGTTGAACGTACGGGCATCGCCGTTCGCGTCGCCGGCGAAGATGTAGCTGAAGGGGCGACCGCTGCGTCCTTCGTACACGAGGCCCACCTGGGTTTCGTAATCACCGAAGAACGCGTGCTTCCAGTTCAGGGCACCGGTGAAACGGTCCTTGATTTCGTAGCGAGCGGTGCTGACCGACTCTTCGTTGATGTTGAAGCCCAACTGGCCGCCGTAGCCGGAACCGGCGGTCGAACTGGTCAGCGCGCCCACTTCCTCGGCATTGGTGTAGGTGTAGCCCAGGGTCCAGGACCAGTCGCTATCCACAGAGAACGGCTTGCTCAGCGAGACGGTCAGCTGCTCGCTCCTGCCCATGCCGGTGTTTTCCAGCAGGTAGACGTCGCCGAAGTAGCTGTTGTTGCCGAAGCGCGAACCGGTGAACGGGCGGTTGTTGGTGGCCGGGTTCCAGTACAGGGTGCGGCCATCGGGACCGGTGAAGCCCGGGCCGACGTTGAGACTGCGATAGAAGATGCCGTTCTTGATGTTGCTCACCAGCACTTCCGCCGAACCCACGATGCCGTACCACGGCAGCTCATGCTCGAACGCCAGGTTGGCCTTCCACACCGACGGCAGGTCGAAGTCTTCCGTGATCACGTTGACGTTGCGGATGCCCCTGCCGTCCGGCGGAATCGAAGGATTCAGGCCATCCGGGCTGAAGTTGATGCCGTTGGCGCAACCGCCGGTCGGCAGCGGCACGCACTGGATCCGCGACGAGCTGCTCGCGGAGAAAGAGCCGGGGGTGCCGTAGGCGATGTAATTCAGGCCGGTGTTGCTGTAGGCATTGCCCACCCACACCTGCGGGGCGTCGCCCTGGAACAGGCCGATGCCGCCGCGCAGCTGGGCCGGACGCTCCCAGTCGAAGGTGTAGTTGAAGCCGAAGCGCGGCTGGATGATGAAGCCGCCACCGTAGGTCCGCGTGTTGTCCAGTCCGAAACCACCGTTCGGGCAGGCGGCCGGGCCGGTACCGTTGGCGACGCGGGCGGTGGCGAAGCACGCGTTGAAGGTCGGATCCGGCGAGGCCTTCGGGCGGTCGCCGCGCAGACCCATGGTCAGGGTCAGGTTGGAATTGACGTACCAGGTGTCCTGCACGAACAGACCGAGGCCCTTGTTGCTGTACTGCGCAGCAATTCCATCCGGATCAGCCGGGTTGGCCTGCAGGTCGTAATCGAAGTAGATGCCGTTGCGCAGGTTGCTGAAGTCCTGCACGCCATCGACGATCGGCACGTAGAAGCTGTAGTTGCCCCAGGCGTCCTGCAGGAAGAAGTTGTAGATCTCGTTGTCGTTGTACTCGAAGCCGAACTTCAGGTCGTGGTCGCCCAACGTCCAGGTGGCGGCACCGAAGTAGTTCCAGGTCTCGGTCTGCAGGGCGTTGCCCATCGAGCTGCGCTCGGTACCGAGGCGGATGAAATCGACCGAGGTGTTCGGCGCATCGACCACATTGTCGTTGTCGTCGAAGTACACGGTGATGGCAGGTGCCGTGGTCGGGTTGACGCGGATCGCGGAGTAGTCGCGATAGGACACCTTGAACTCGGTCGAGAAGGTGTCGGTCCAGTCGCTGAACACCTGGCCGACGTAGCTTTCCACCGACTTCACGTGGTTGTACCAGCTCGAGCTCAGGGCCAGGCCACTTGCGCTGGAACCTTCCGGGCGCACCCGGGTCTGCTCGAGATTGCTGTAGCGGAAGCTGGCGCGATGGTTGTCGTTGATGTTCCAGTCGAGCTTGACCGCGTATTCCTCGAGCTCGGTATCGCCATTGCCTTCAAGGCCGCCGGTGTCGATGCCCCAGACATTGCTGAAGATGTCCTGGACGGTCGCCAGGTCGGTGGCGTCGAAATCGCCACCGGAGAACAGCGGCGTATTGCTGATATCAGGCGTGGGCTGACCGCGCTTGTACTTCTCGTAGTTGGCGAAGAAAAACAGCTTGTCCTTGACGATCGGGCCACCCAGGGTAAAACCGTAGGTCTCTTCACCAGTGAACTCGGCGAAAGGCGCGCGGGTCTGCGGGTGGTCGCCGAACCAGTCGCCGTCGCGCATGTTGCCGTACAGCGAGCCATGGAACTCGTTGGTACCCGACTTGGTCACCGCGTTGACGTTCGCGCCGGCCGCGCCGGAGATGGTCACGTCGAAGTTCGACAGGCTGATGTCGAGGGCTTCGATGGCTTCCATCGACACCGGCTGGCGCATGGTCGGCATGTTGTTGCCTTCCAGGCCGAAGGTATCGCTGGCGGAAACGCCGTCGATGGTGACCTTGTTGAAGCGCGGGTTCATGCCACCGGCGCTGATGTTGCCCGAGGCGCGATCGGTGAAGGCCACGCGCGGGTCGAGGCGCATGAAGTCCTGGATGTTGCCGTTGATCGACGGCAGGTTCTTGATGTCGTTCTGGTCGACGCTGGTGCCCGAGCCCATCTTGGTGGCGGAGAACACCGAGGTGCCGGCGGAGGCAACCGCCTGCACGGTGCCGAGGGTGGTCACGCTGTTGTTGAGCTGGCCATCGACCGTGCTGATCTGGTTGAGACTCAGGTAAACGTTTTCTTCGCTGTCGCTGCCGGCACCGGCCTTGTTGATGACGATGGTGTACGGACCACCGACGCGCAGGCCACGCGCGTTGTAGCGGCCGGACGCATCGGTGACCGCGCGGCTGACCGTGCCGGATTCGGCATGGGTGATGGTGACTTCGGCGCCTGCCACCGGCTGACCGTCGCTACCGACGACCTGACCGCCGACACCGGCGGAGGTGCTCTGGGCGAAAGCGGGAGCCGCGGCGAGCGCGACCAACAAGCCAAGCGAGAGCTTCGACAGCCGCACGCGATTCGGGTGATTCATGGTGTTGACCTCGATGAACATGGAAAGAAACGACGGACAGTGAACGGCTCGGGCCGACACGTCCGTCCTGCGACGGTTGTCGGCGAATACTGGTGGCCCCCTGAACCCATACTGGAACGGATGGGTTCACTAAAGTTTAACACGGTATCTCTGGCGCATGACGGCTTCATGACAGCCGCAACACTGCGACAGGCGTCGAAGAATTCGAGCCTATTCAGGCAGTTGCGCGGAGGTATCCGGAGAAACCATCGAGCAACATCTGCACCGAGATCGCCACGATGACCATGCCCATCAGCCGCTCGATTGCGGTCAGCACGCGCGTCCCGAGCCACTTCTTCAAGTAGGTCGCGGAGAACAGGATCGCCGCGGTGGCGGCCCAGGCGATGCTGAGGGCCAGCATCCAGTCACCCATCCGGCCCGGCTCCTGGCTGCCCAGCAGCATCACCGCCGCCATCCCGGAAGGTCCGGCAATCATCGGGATGGCGATGGGGACAATGAAAGGCTCGCCATCGGGCAGCTCACCCATGATCCCGTCCACCGGCGGGAAGATCATCCGCAGGCCGATCAGGAACAGCACGATGCCACCGGCGATCGAGACCGACTCCTGGCGCAGGTGCATGAGTTCAAGCGCGTATTGCCCACCCCACAGGAACAGCATCAGCACGCCCAGCGCAATCAGCAACTCGCGCGCCAGCACGCGTCGCTGGCGTGCCGGCGGCAGATCCTTGAGCAGACCCAGGAATACCGGGATGTTGCCCAGCGGATCCAGGATCAGGAACAGCAGCAACGCGGCCGAGGCGATGGTCATGGGCGGGAATCAGGACGCGTCGACGATCCGGCCACGCGATGCGGAACCGACGGGCGACAGCAACTCGACGCATGCAGCGGCGTAGTCTGCGGGAGCGCGCGCTTCGGCATCGGCGTTCGGCTGGTAGGCCTTGCCGCGCAGTGCGGTACGCATCGGCCCGGGGCGGAAACCGCTGATGCACGGTCCGTGTTCGCCCAGCTCCGCCTGCAGCATCGACACCATGCTTGCTTGCGCCGACTGGGCCAGGCCATAGCCGCCCCAGAAGGCACCGTCGGTACGCGCCGGATCGTCCAGCGCGAACACCACCGCGCCGGCATCGGACCTGGCGAGGAGCGGCAGGCAGGCCTGGGTGAGCCACCAGCGCGCGGTCAGATCGACATGGATCGCGCGGGCGAAGTCGGCCGGGTCGGTATGCAGCAGCGGGGTCAGGCCCTTGAACTCGGCGGCGCAGTGGAGCATGCCGTCGAGGCGGCCCAGTTCGGTCTCGATGCGTCCCGCGAGCTCGTCGTAGTCGTCCGGCGTC of the Thermomonas carbonis genome contains:
- a CDS encoding sensor histidine kinase, with amino-acid sequence MGGGFNHTEPAKLAHGHLQRTDLDSTSHPLSALWRPPALMAVVLGGEALALILALAPAQPEGGRLVQFGLASFGIQWIGLGTLSLLWLLRRPLGMLPRLALAWACLAQLLLMTLLVAMAAWKILGESAVMGGAGPVLVWRMLAIALVVGLIGLIAFQNYSEARRLAVRAKQLELEALQARIRPHFLFNTLNTGAALVHARPADAERLLLDLADLFRCALRGPQQIPLAEELALARRYLEIEALRFGDRLRLGWVVPETMPEVLVPSLSIQPLAENAIRHGIERRPDGGAVDVAVHLHADRVEITVANDMPGTAGGGGGHAIGLASARERVHALTDGRGRVESRIEDGRYIASVHLPLA
- the ppnN gene encoding nucleotide 5'-monophosphate nucleosidase PpnN yields the protein MPQGAAVQIPVSTLPTVDAQIYPKGGLDILSREEVARLRDASGGMHDLLRRCALAVLTSGSASDDPRAAQELYPDFDIQVNQQDRGMRIDLLNAPAMAFVDGQIIRGVAELLFAVVRDLAYTAIELGPEYEADLETTAGITDAVFRLLRNARVLHPTDPNLVVCWGGHSIGREEYVYTKQVGYELGLRGLDICTGCGPGAMKGPMKGATIAHAKQRRRRTRYIGITEPGIIAAESPNPIVNHLVIMPDIEKRLEAFVRMAHGIIVFPGGVGTAEEILYLLGILLREENAGRRFPLILTGPTGAAPYFEQIDRFIRLTLGDAAAELYEIVVADPATVAQHMAAGIRKVREQRVEQKDSFFFNWAMHVPLAFQQPFAPTHEAMAALDLHHGRKPHELAADLRRAFSGIVAGNVKEDGLRRIEAYGPFEIHGDPDIMQALDALLRAFVEQRRMKIAGDYKPCYRVVT
- a CDS encoding TonB-dependent receptor, with product MNHPNRVRLSKLSLGLLVALAAAPAFAQSTSAGVGGQVVGSDGQPVAGAEVTITHAESGTVSRAVTDASGRYNARGLRVGGPYTIVINKAGAGSDSEENVYLSLNQISTVDGQLNNSVTTLGTVQAVASAGTSVFSATKMGSGTSVDQNDIKNLPSINGNIQDFMRLDPRVAFTDRASGNISAGGMNPRFNKVTIDGVSASDTFGLEGNNMPTMRQPVSMEAIEALDISLSNFDVTISGAAGANVNAVTKSGTNEFHGSLYGNMRDGDWFGDHPQTRAPFAEFTGEETYGFTLGGPIVKDKLFFFANYEKYKRGQPTPDISNTPLFSGGDFDATDLATVQDIFSNVWGIDTGGLEGNGDTELEEYAVKLDWNINDNHRASFRYSNLEQTRVRPEGSSASGLALSSSWYNHVKSVESYVGQVFSDWTDTFSTEFKVSYRDYSAIRVNPTTAPAITVYFDDNDNVVDAPNTSVDFIRLGTERSSMGNALQTETWNYFGAATWTLGDHDLKFGFEYNDNEIYNFFLQDAWGNYSFYVPIVDGVQDFSNLRNGIYFDYDLQANPADPDGIAAQYSNKGLGLFVQDTWYVNSNLTLTMGLRGDRPKASPDPTFNACFATARVANGTGPAACPNGGFGLDNTRTYGGGFIIQPRFGFNYTFDWERPAQLRGGIGLFQGDAPQVWVGNAYSNTGLNYIAYGTPGSFSASSSSRIQCVPLPTGGCANGINFSPDGLNPSIPPDGRGIRNVNVITEDFDLPSVWKANLAFEHELPWYGIVGSAEVLVSNIKNGIFYRSLNVGPGFTGPDGRTLYWNPATNNRPFTGSRFGNNSYFGDVYLLENTGMGRSEQLTVSLSKPFSVDSDWSWTLGYTYTNAEEVGALTSSTAGSGYGGQLGFNINEESVSTARYEIKDRFTGALNWKHAFFGDYETQVGLVYEGRSGRPFSYIFAGDANGDARTFNDLFYVPAGPGDVLFGNLSSAGVFTADPVMEQRYWDWFATQEGLQGYKGTYAAENAFRAGWVNTFDLRISQELPGFFKGHKSKLWVDIQNVGNLLNKDWGHIIDYGFNANLAVASLRGIYNGKYVYGYRSGTEFGQASALVVPTDADRQTNGISQWSIQVGLKYEF
- a CDS encoding MarC family protein, which gives rise to MTIASAALLLFLILDPLGNIPVFLGLLKDLPPARQRRVLARELLIALGVLMLFLWGGQYALELMHLRQESVSIAGGIVLFLIGLRMIFPPVDGIMGELPDGEPFIVPIAIPMIAGPSGMAAVMLLGSQEPGRMGDWMLALSIAWAATAAILFSATYLKKWLGTRVLTAIERLMGMVIVAISVQMLLDGFSGYLRATA
- a CDS encoding SDR family NAD(P)-dependent oxidoreductase, with amino-acid sequence MSNTTSLEGRVVLVAGAAGGLGSAASVACAQAGATVVLLGRKVAALNRVYDAVKAIGPEPVLYPLDLVGATPDDYDELAGRIETELGRLDGMLHCAAEFKGLTPLLHTDPADFARAIHVDLTARWWLTQACLPLLARSDAGAVVFALDDPARTDGAFWGGYGLAQSAQASMVSMLQAELGEHGPCISGFRPGPMRTALRGKAYQPNADAEARAPADYAAACVELLSPVGSASRGRIVDAS